CAACCTCCTCTACAACGCGATGAGCGTGCATCTCGGTGGCCTCTCCAACCCTCTCAGTCACCTTCTCACAGAATGCACTCAGGATCCTATCGATGCcggaaaaggaaatgtcCATCCTGCTAAGGATAGACTCACTTGTGTTCATCACTGCACTGGTGTTTTCCTCCATCGCGTTTAGCAATTCCTTTTGCAGAGAGGTTGAgtaggttttaaaaaagtctTTCACCTCCACCAGGTTGGTCTTCATATCCTTTACGATTCTCATGTCTCTACTCAGGTTGGTCGATAGGGACCTCTGCACTTTGATGAGGGCGTCGAATTTTTGGTTCGAGTCTTTCAGGACTACCTCCAATTTCGCGTCGCTCCTCTTGGCCTCTTCTTCGCGCGCATCGGCGTGGAGCGTCTGCGCGGTTTTGCTGAGTTCGTCCCGCAGGGTCGTTTCGAGGATTCGCTGGAAAGTGGTTTCGAGGCGTTCCTTCAAAGCGGTTTCTACGCTTCCCTTCAAAGTGGTTTCGAGGCTTTCCTTCAAGGTGGTCTCCACGCTTCGCTTGAGGCTTCCCTTCAAAGCGGTTTCTACGCTGCCAATGCTCCCTCTCACCTCGTCGCGCATCCCCCCGAGCAGCGCGCCCATTTGCCGCGCCAACTCAGCGCTTGTGGCGGCCTCCACCTTGGCGCATACCACTTGAGCCATCTTCGCAGACGCCGCTTCGTTCTCCTTGCTGAGGCTTTGTAGGGCGCTTTGCAGGGCGCTCTGTATGGCGCTATGTATGGCGCTATGTAGGGCGCCTTTTAGGTCCCCCCCAATGCCCTCCTGCACATATGTGCCTATCCGATCGACGCAGCTTCTCACCTCGGAGGAGATTCCCTCCACGATGTGTTTAGTCAGCCCGACTGCTTCTTCCGCTCGGTTGGTGGTGTCATTCATTATGAGCATGGCCTCCCTAACTCTGTTGATCGCCTCCTCTGTTCTACTTGTGACCTTCTCCAAAAGGAGCTCATTCCAGTTGGCAGTGAGACTTTTCTCCATCACGTTGAcgttgtttttaatttcctcccCTAGACATTCACACACATGCTTGAGGAAGATCTGCACACGCCAGTCCATCTGCTCATGCAAGTTCTCATCAAAATTTctattcaaaatggaaaggcaTTTCTTTAGCTCTCTATTTATGTTACCATTAATTCGGCTATTTAGAACGTCTAGGTTTCTTTTAAGTTCGCTTGAGATGAACACCCTAACTTGGCTGTCTACTTTCCCCCCAATCAGTTTTACCTTCCGATTCAGCTCGCTGTTTACACTTTGGAGCAAATTACTCTGCACactattcatatttttggctagctcattactcactttttttcctacctTTAGATCAACCTGATTGTAAACCCTTTCAAGGTTTGTTTCAATTTGGTCCGTTACGTTTTGCTTTATCTGCTTATTCATGATGAGTGTGTTCCTCTctatttcctccttcacattttcttcAATTCGCTTCCCCACTGTAGAGTAGAAATGATttgccttcttcttcatttcggtGCTGACTAGGTCGCCTAGCTTGTCTTGCACATACGTCGTAGGGACGTTGCGTTTCTCCCTTTCTGAGGTATCGGTTTTGTTATTACCAAGGAGGATGGagaaattgttttttattgccTCCTGCACTTGGTGGTTTATGTTTTGGGCCAGGTGGTTATTCACtgtgttttttattaacgCGGGGATGTCCCTCTGGATGACGCTTTGAATGCTCGCTCGCTGGTgttgcttcctcccctcGGGTATGCCCAGCGGGTGTGCTGCTGCTTCGTTCAGCTGCTTCTTTTCTGCGTTGTTCAGCTGCTTCTCTCCTGCTTCGTtgagcttcttcttttctgctTCGTTGAGCTGCTTCTCTCCTGCTTCGTTGAGCTGGCACCCCTGGAGGCCTTTCCCCTCCGTGGCGGCCTCTTCCGCGCACTCCCCCGGGTTGCCCATCTCCGGCCACTCCTGGCACACGACCGTCTCATTGTTCACGATGCTGTCGTTGTAGACCGCGCTGTTGTTTAAGTACTGCGTGCTTCTGTAGAGAGTCCCCCCCAAATCGCCTACCTTTCTGCTTTTCCATTCGGATCCACTCGTGGGGCACTTATCCATCGGCTGGTTGGGTCTCTTGCGTGAGGAAGTCACTTGGGGTTCCTTCGCCAGATGCGCGCTGCTCACTTTGCGCCaagttttatttctttcatttcctCCATCGTCATTCCGGTTGGTAGCAGCGCTTGTTTTGTCTCTCCAGTGGTCTCCCCCGAAGAGGTCGCCTCCTCCGGGCagttcttcccctcctttgggTTTGTTCGACGACTGCTCAGCCCCCTTCGCGGTTGTCCAACACCTGCTGGACGCAGTCCAGGTGGGCCACCCAGTTGATGCGACTGATGCTGGTGCGGCTGATGTGGCTGATGTGGCTGATGTGGCTGATGCGACTGACGCGGCTGACGCGGCTGACGCGGCCGATGCAGTCAACAGCGCCGACCCACCCGATCTCGTCGAAGCGGTCAAGACGGTCGAGCGGCTCACCCTGCGCAGTCGCTCGCCGCCGCGCCTCCTTTTCGCCTCCGAAGGAAGATTCCCGCCAATGCCGCCAAACAGGAAATTGTTATTCCGCTTTAACGTTTCAATGCCGTCGTTCACTTGCTGGCTgagcgctccccccctcgcgCATCTCCCCCCGGTGTCCTTTTCTATCCACAtgttgttcgtttttttttctatttttttgcacgttTATTTTGGTGTCCTCTCTATCAAGTCGAAACGGTTGCTCGGCAAAATGGGTGTTCCCCTAatagtgatttttttttttttttttttttttttttttttttttctacctgTGTTGCCCCTCCTGCGTAGCTTGCAATTtggtttgcaaaaaattggagCCCCTATTCAGTTGGGcggtttctccttttttgcgtctAAAAAGCGTCCGCACATGTGCGTTGCGGGGAAAACAATTCGTCGACTTGGTGGAAAATTAATTCGTCGACTTGGTGGAAAATTAATTCGTCGACTTGGTGACAAATTATTTGGTCAACTTGGTAAGAAAATGAGTTGGTTGAGTTGGTTGAGTTAGTCGTGTTAGTCGTGTTAGTCGTGTTAGTCGTGTTAGTCGTGTTGGTCGACTTGGAAGCTCCGCAGGGGGGACCGCCAAGTGGGAGCCTAACTGATGGCACACTCTAACCAGCGAGAGGTGGCCTTTCCcgtctccccccttttctatTGCggtaaaaacaattttacaaCGTGGGTCGCGGAAAAGACGCGTGGGGATACGTGGGAAATCCTGCCGCCGCGCGGGCCTGGCTCTAGTTCCGACCACGCGGTGCAGAACGtgcaaatggaagaaaaggggaagagaacAAGGCGAAAAAGTTGCACGAAAAAATTGGCGCTCCGGAAAGGGGAGTGCAGACAAGGgggtaacaaaaaataaggaaaaataattcgcAAACAGGTGGCAACAAATTGGGGAATAGTTGACCAATGGGTGACAAATGATTGGCAAGTGAATGCCAAATGATAGGCAAGTGAATGCCAAATGATAGGCAAGTGAATGCCAAATGATAGGCAAGTGAATGCCAAATGATAGGCAAGTGAATGCCAAATGATAGGCAAGTGAATGCCAAATGATTGGCAAGTGAGTAACAAATGAATGACAAATAATTAGCAAAAgggcaacaaaaaattaacaaataattaacaaataattcGAAAAAGGCTAGCAAAAAGTTAGCACAAACTTCgcaacggggaaaaaaattaagccaGTGCGAGTGGACAAGTGGGCCAAGTCCCTTTACTGCCAAGGTAGGATAGACACAACTAGGAAAGTACTTCACtgcaaaatgtataaaacaCCGCGCGCagatttttcttctcttttggTAAACAGATGGAGAAGCGAAATAAGCTGATTGCAGAAAGGCACAACGTTGACAATGTTTTAAGAGGTCTActtgcgcgtttttttttttttttttttttttcttattttggctagctggaaaGCTTCactttagctttttttttttttttttttttttcttctttctgcTGCGTAGCTGGACGGTTGTTTATCCACATTTCCAAcctgagagaaaaaaaaaaaaaaaaaatggtgtatgtacatatgtggaCGTGCATGTGACGCCGTTGGGGGGgtatttcctcttccccccggAAAGAAGGCTAACcatttgcacacatgtgtaggCAAGCCTCATGGCAGTTTCCAATCGCATGTGTGCCCATGTAATACCTACGTATATGTGAGCACACACGCGATTGGAAACTGCCATGAGGCttgccacaaaaaaaaatcctcagTGCATTAACTCAGTGGAGCAATCTTACTTCGTTCACTTTTCCGCTTGGGGATGAGGCCTTCCTCATTTGGGTGTCACATGCGGGTTAATTACTCCACTGcgcagttttccaaaaaaaaaaaaaaaaaaaaaaaaacacgcacatgcatacatacgtacaaaCATACAAACTGCGCTTCACATTCACACAAATAGCAGGGTATCCGCCCTTGCCGCGCGTGAAACGCAGCCCTCGAATGCAATTGCTCCGCCGCTTCTGGGCGCGCAGGCTGACTCGCTACGCGTAATTATGTTGCGAAAAATCACTTCGCAATTTTGCCGCGAACCTTAGCGGGAACTTTCACCGCTAACATTGCCTCCTTCGATGCCAACCTCACCCCACCCGCACAGCGTGGAAGAAACCCAGTAGTGAACGCACACCGAAAGGTAAAACCTGATGAGCTCTGCTGGCGGCATGTGGTCAACCAGCACGCATAAGGGGAaagcatacatatgtgtgtattttttcatgaGAGCGCAAGGGCCGCTTTATCATTTGAGCTGGTAGCCACATGCTTACCGCtatcttccccccccaaacaATTGTGTACAATCTTAGGAAGAGGCTTACGTAGCACTCCTCGGCGAAGCGGTACCGTTTATCTGTGCGAGTGAACACCCCACGAAAGAGTTACATACGTGTGTGCTCCCCCCACCAGTACCACCTCGGAGCTTTGCAACCCTGAGCAGCTGCGTGATGAATAGCACCCccgagaaaaacaaaacggacGATTGCTTATTCTGTAGAATCACCGGGACGATTGCACTTGGGGGAGTATCTGCTTACTCGTTTTTGAAATTTGTACAGGCGCCCACCAAGTCTGGGGATAAGAAATTTTTCGGACTCGTGTCGCTCCTCTTTTGCTCGCTGGCCATCTACAGGGCGAGCACGCCGGCCAGGCCCCTGACGAGCAAGGGGGGGCGCGCCTAGCAAGCGGCTACTAAGCAGTTGCTAGGAAGTGGTCGCTACTAAGCAGCTGCTAGGAAGTGGTCGCTACTAAGCAGCTGCTAGGAAGTGGTCGCTACTAAGCAGCTGCCTATACGCGCCAAGCGCAGCACCGCTCATCCCCAATGAACAGCGGAGACGGTCGCAGGGGGGTGGGGCCGCCCAACAGCTACTGCCCGCCCTACCGCAGCGCGTCCATCTCGCTAGACCCAAACAAGAGCAGCACCGCAATGGCGTACAGCATGCCCCCAAACGATGCGAAGAACCTCCACATGGATTCCAAGTCAGACGATATCGAAATGTACGTAGAGAATATGCTTAATGAactgaaggggaaaatgcaGAACTTGTCCAACAATTTGCTGAGCAAGGTGGACAACATGGAGAAGTCCCTGGATGAGTTGGAGCACGCCATGTTGAGTTTTTCCAGCAAGGCGGACGGGTGAGGTGGAGGGGCCATGTGGAAGGGGAAGTGGTCAGGTATTATTATCGGTGCTACATTCCCCGGGTGACCCTCGCTGCGTGCCCCCTCCCCGAGGTGGTTAACCCGTAAGTGTGCATTCTTTCTAGCCTTAAaagggatgaaaaaaaaaaaaaaagaaaaaaaagaaaaaaaagcaggaCTGCTCCATGGTGGCAAGAGTGCCTGTCCAGACAAAGCCCTTTCAGAATTTACCTGCTCAGTGTTTATGTCTTTGCTGTGTATTTTTCGTTTACAGCGAGGGGCCCAACTGGGGCAACAACATGTATAAGAGCGAGTTACAAATGTGGAGAGGCGACATTGCATGTGCGTGGATGTGTGCGCGCGGACTGGCTGATCCGTTGCCGCATACGCTTttgcgtttttaaaaaagaggtGACGCCAAGAAGGAGGCAGATGAATGGGGTGTAATTCCCGCATTACACAGAGTTGAAACTTGGCGGAGGGGCATCTGTTCAACGGAATTGCATCACCGCGTCGCCGTTGTGTTGCGTTGCGCTGTGTTGTGTTTTCCCatacttctttttattttgctttctcctctttttccagccttttttctgccttttttttgccttttttttttgctttattttatttttttttttttttaaacacttGGCGATTTTGGGCAATTGTCAAGCCGCACTGCAACTGAAGTGTACACCATatggcgattttttttttttttttttttttgtgtattgGTACATACGACTCCGTTTCGTCTTCCCCTCCGCGTCATGtccatccattttttaaacaaattttcctttcattCGAGTACGTACGAATGAGTGAAAATTGAATGAAGTGTGTTTTGAAACATAGCGATCACGCGGAAACAATTTCCAATGTTTTTAATAGCCATGTGGCATGACTCTTTTACCGttgctgattttttttttcccccctcacaTGAAGAGTACACGAGCGAAGGCGTCTTCATTTATTTCCCTCCTTTCCAGCTTCTTAAAATAACGAATGACTCGGCGAATATGAAACCTTCTGCGTGAATGTTATGTTCCATGCCCGTCCGCATGTGTGTGTTATTCTtgcgttccttttttgcttttttttttttttttttttttccaaaacgTAGACAGAACGAGAAATGCCAagagggcaaaaaagg
The DNA window shown above is from Plasmodium vivax chromosome 9, whole genome shotgun sequence and carries:
- a CDS encoding hypothetical protein, conserved (encoded by transcript PVX_091662A) — translated: MWIEKDTGGRCARGGALSQQVNDGIETLKRNNNFLFGGIGGNLPSEAKRRRGGERLRRVSRSTVLTASTRSGGSALLTASAASAASAASVASATSATSATSAAPASVASTGWPTWTASSRCWTTAKGAEQSSNKPKGGEELPGGGDLFGGDHWRDKTSAATNRNDDGGNERNKTWRKVSSAHLAKEPQVTSSRKRPNQPMDKCPTSGSEWKSRKVGDLGGTLYRSTQYLNNSAVYNDSIVNNETVVCQEWPEMGNPGECAEEAATEGKGLQGCQLNEAGEKQLNEAEKKKLNEAGEKQLNNAEKKQLNEAAAHPLGIPEGRKQHQRASIQSVIQRDIPALIKNTVNNHLAQNINHQVQEAIKNNFSILLGNNKTDTSEREKRNVPTTYVQDKLGDLVSTEMKKKANHFYSTVGKRIEENVKEEIERNTLIMNKQIKQNVTDQIETNLERVYNQVDLKVGKKVSNELAKNMNSVQSNLLQSVNSELNRKVKLIGGKVDSQVRVFISSELKRNLDVLNSRINGNINRELKKCLSILNRNFDENLHEQMDWRVQIFLKHVCECLGEEIKNNVNVMEKSLTANWNELLLEKVTSRTEEAINRVREAMLIMNDTTNRAEEAVGLTKHIVEGISSEVRSCVDRIGTYVQEGIGGDLKGALHSAIHSAIQSALQSALQSLSKENEAASAKMAQVVCAKVEAATSAELARQMGALLGGMRDEVRGSIGSVETALKGSLKRSVETTLKESLETTLKGSVETALKERLETTFQRILETTLRDELSKTAQTLHADAREEEAKRSDAKLEVVLKDSNQKFDALIKVQRSLSTNLSRDMRIVKDMKTNLVEVKDFFKTYSTSLQKELLNAMEENTSAVMNTSESILSRMDISFSGIDRILSAFCEKVTERVGEATEMHAHRVVEEVATMASTHQSFVKEQRTATEERLERVAQDLLHLSEATAQRTHERVRVSSEGVLNSLIDTMQRERAHMIMHAEEIIACLKKSIEEHSSNMLANLRGVLHEKDEHMVEGLKRVSSEIDAKLAEQAKQFLSHLDWRISDAVGGRVQCVGGTYGHEHTHQVRRIPLGTKQGKPAPAARQKRYLIGGDMMANRLGSADRAEHRKRRREVKHQMGWTREMGPPNGRFGKGVSKTNPSQPQNGREATHKRKPIYVVNYLRSKNDELIEVAQHLHEKTKRVITLCGP
- a CDS encoding heat shock factor binding protein 1 containing protein (encoded by transcript PVX_091665A); the encoded protein is MNSGDGRRGVGPPNSYCPPYRSASISLDPNKSSTAMAYSMPPNDAKNLHMDSKSDDIEMYVENMLNELKGKMQNLSNNLLSKVDNMEKSLDELEHAMLSFSSKADG